The segment AAGCCGCGGCAGCTCTCCGGCGGCGAGCGGCAGCGGGTCGCGCTCGCCCGGGCCCTGGTCCGCCAGCCCAAGGTCTTCCTGCTCGACGAGCCGCTGTCGAACCTGGATGCCAAGCTGCGCGCGACCGCGCGGGACGAGCTCAAACGCTTCCAGGACGAGGTGCGCACGACGACCGTCTACGTCACCCACGACCAGACCGAGGCCATGGGCCTCGGCGACCGCATCGCGGTGCTCTCGCAGGGCCGCGTGCGGCAGGTGGGTCCACCGATGGAGGTGTACGACGACCCGGCCGACACCTTCGTCGCGACGTTCATCGGTTCGCCCCCGATGAACCTCGTGCCCCGGGGCGATCTGCTGGTCGGTTTCCGCCCCGAGCACCTGCTCCCGGCCGACGTGGTGCCCGGCGGCGGCCTGCCGGTGAGCCTCAAGGTGGACCGGCTCGAGTACCTGTCCGGGGACCGGCACGTCTACGGGACGGCGACCGGTGTCGGCGAGCCCACCCGCGTGGTGGCCCGCCTGCCGGCAACCGTGGACGCCGACGTGGCCGTGGGGGAGGAGCAGCAGTTCCTGGTGCCGGAGCGGAGAGTCCGCATGTTCGATTCGCAGTCGGGTGCGCGTACGCATCAGGGGTTGTCGTGACCGGCCGCCGGACGGCGGACCGTGAGGGGACGCTGGCCTGGCTGTTCCTGATGCCCAGCGTGGTCTACATCCTGGCGCTGGTGGCGCTGCCGTTCCTGCTCGCCATCGGGTATTCGCTTTCGGACGTGACCGCCGGCGACCCGAGCTTCGACTGGGTCGGCCTCCGCAACTTCCAGCGGGTCTTCGAGGACCCGGTGTTCTGGCGCTCGCTCGGCAACACCTTCGTCTTCACGCTGATCTCGATGGCGCTGATCGTGGTGCTCGGGAAGATCCTGGCGAACGTGCTGGTCGCCGACTTCCGGGGCAAGTGGGTGGTCCGGTTCCTGGTGCTGCTGCCCTGGACCACGCCGGTCGCGCTGTCGTCGATCGCCTGGCTCTGGATGCTCGACTCGATCTTCTCGCCGATCGACTGGGTGCTGCGCGAGCTGGGCCTGATCCAGGGCAACATGTACTGGCTGGGCGAACCGGGCCTGGCGATGGCCAGCGTGATCGCGGTGCACGTCTGGCGGCTCACCCCGCTCGCCGCCGTGATCATGGTGGCCGGGCTGGTGGCGATCCCGCGGGACCTGGACGAGGCCGCCCGGGTCGACGGGGCCGGCTACTGGCGGCGGATGTTCGAGGTGACGATTCCGCTGGTCCTGCCGGTGGCCGCGGTGGCCGCGCTGTTCGGGGCGATCTTCACGTTCACCGACATGGCCGTGGTCGACGTGCTCACCAACGGCGGGCCGAACAACGCCACCCAGGTGCTGACCAGCTGGGCGTTCTTCCGCGGCATCGACGGCGGTGACGTCGGTCAGGGCGCGGCGATCGCGTTGTTCCTGTTCCCGCTGCTGCTCGCGGTGGCCATCGCGATCCTGCGGCTGGTCCGCCGGATGGAGGTGTCATGAGGCACCTGCTGTCCCGTACCGGTCTCTACGCCCTGGCGATCGGGTTCGCGCTGTTCGCCGCCGCCCCGTTCCTGTGGAGCCTGGTCACCGCGTTCAAGCAGAACCGGGACCTCTACAACCCGGAGAACAACCCGTTCCGCTACAACCGGCCGGCCACCTCCGACCACGTCCTCTACCTCTTCGA is part of the Actinoplanes sp. NBC_00393 genome and harbors:
- a CDS encoding carbohydrate ABC transporter permease — its product is MTGRRTADREGTLAWLFLMPSVVYILALVALPFLLAIGYSLSDVTAGDPSFDWVGLRNFQRVFEDPVFWRSLGNTFVFTLISMALIVVLGKILANVLVADFRGKWVVRFLVLLPWTTPVALSSIAWLWMLDSIFSPIDWVLRELGLIQGNMYWLGEPGLAMASVIAVHVWRLTPLAAVIMVAGLVAIPRDLDEAARVDGAGYWRRMFEVTIPLVLPVAAVAALFGAIFTFTDMAVVDVLTNGGPNNATQVLTSWAFFRGIDGGDVGQGAAIALFLFPLLLAVAIAILRLVRRMEVS
- a CDS encoding ABC transporter ATP-binding protein, encoding MAIVEVRNLVKEFPGGVRAVDGIDLATEEGEYLVLLGPSGCGKTTLLRMIAGLEQQSSGDVLIDGAVVSSLPPRARQVAMVFQSYALYPHKTVLGNIVFPLRAAKVERTERERKAKWAADLLGIALLLGRKPRQLSGGERQRVALARALVRQPKVFLLDEPLSNLDAKLRATARDELKRFQDEVRTTTVYVTHDQTEAMGLGDRIAVLSQGRVRQVGPPMEVYDDPADTFVATFIGSPPMNLVPRGDLLVGFRPEHLLPADVVPGGGLPVSLKVDRLEYLSGDRHVYGTATGVGEPTRVVARLPATVDADVAVGEEQQFLVPERRVRMFDSQSGARTHQGLS